GGGGCATCCCAAAAGGGTCTCTGAGGGTCACGCGTAGATCCAGCCTCCGCGCATCGCGATGTCTAAACAACGGCTCGTATGCGCGAAAGTCCTGTCCTTGGCCTGACTGCACGCCCTCGTGATAGCCGGGATGGACGGCTTGAGAACGCCGGGCGAAGCGGTAGTGAAATTCCTGGATGCGGCTTTCTTGCAATGGCGCGGCGTATCCGTCCATCTTTTTTATGCTAAGGTGCGGCGACGGTGTGAAGGACCTTATCCAGCAGCTCGCGCACCAGCGGTCCGCGCCGGAGCTCATGGACGGGGCTGAAAAAAACCCGGTGGGCGATGGCCTCGAAATAGACGCTTTGCAGGTCCTCCGGCACCACCATTGCGCGATCGTTGAGCCAGGCGTTTACCCGCGCAGCGCGCACCAGCATGCTCATGCCGCGGGGGCTGGCCCCTGCTTGCACCAGGTGGTCCATGTCGATGCCATCGATGGCAATGGCGTAATCCTTCGGGCAACGCGTGGCCTGCCAGAGGTGCAGGGCATAGTCCTGCAACGCGCTGCTCGCGCGGACCTCGCCCTGAAGCGTCGCGGCAAATTCGTCGAGCTCGCTATAAGGCAATACGCCATGGTCCACCTCATCAAGGAGCTTGTCGACATCGTGAAAACGCGGATCGAACATCAGCGCCCGCCGGATCTCCTTGCCCTCAGGTAGCTCCATCGCGATCTCCATCAGAAACCGATCGCGGGCGGCTGCCGGAAGCTCGAAGGTTTCCTCCTTTTCCACGCGGTTGCGATCCGCGAACACCTGCAGATGCGGAAAATGATAGACCCGGTTAAAGGCCGCCACGTTGCGTTCCGCCATGACCCTGAGCAGCAGCGAGTGTACCTGCGGGCGGGCCCGGTTGATCTCATTGAAGAAGAAGATCGAAAGCGCCTCGCCGTGTTTGACCAGAGGGCCCGGGTCCACACAGGGCCTGCCCTGTTCGTTGATATAGGTGTAATACACCAAATCGCTGGGCATGAGGTCGATCGTACCTTCCATACGCTCGTACGCGCCCCCCAGTCCGCGCGCCACGGCCCGCAGTAAGGTGGTCTTGCCCACCCCCACATCGCCTTCAAGCAACACATGGCCGCGTGCGAACACCGCCACCGTGATGAGCCGGATGACGTGACCTTGGCCGATGATGGCCCCTTTCAAGGTGCCCTCGAAGAGAAGCGCGCGGGCGCGCCAATCGCTCAACACACTGTCCGGGCTCATCCACTGTCTCTACGAAGGCCCGGAATAAAAGACCCCGGCCTCAAAGCCGGGGCTTTCTCGGGATCCCTTCTCGCCAGATCAAAGCTTGCTCATATCGTATTCAAACTTGCCGGTCTTCTTGAGATGCTCGACGCGCTTGGCGTTGCGTGCTTCCATCGCCTTGATGGACTCCGATTGCTTGTTGAGCTCATCGCCATCGTGTTTCGGATCGTACTTCGTGCCGGCCACCTTCTCGGGATAGCCGGGTTTGGGCTCCCAGCAATCACCGGCCGTTTGGCATTTGGTGCCGTCGTAAGCCTGAACGCCAACCGCTAGCCCGACAGTGAGGCTAGCGGTGATGAGCCAGGTAGAACGAGTGAACAAGGTTTTCGCTTTCACCATGGATCTCCTGTTTATTTTGCTGTGTCGTGCGTTGCGGGTTTGAAGTCCTTCCGCTCTTCCGGCGTGAGCCATTCGGCCTTCTCCGGATCACCCTGGTAGACGCTGCGCATCCAGCTCATGATGAGCAGCATCTCATCGATGCTAAGGTTTCCTCGCTGTGGACCCATCATGCCCTGGGCGCCCTCGTAGAGGGTCTCAAACAGTCCTTTGTCGGTGGCGTTCTTGGGATAAGTCCAGTAGTCATCCGCCAGACCCGGCGCGAGTTTCCCTTCCGCATTGTGCCCGTGGCAGCCGGAACAGGCGCTGAGATAAAGGTCTCCGCCCTTCTTGATAGCTTCCGGATCAGCGTTGTAGGGGTTCTTTCCAGTCTCCTTGAATTGCTTCACGGCCTCGGTATCCGCTCCTTTGGCCAAGGACAAATCGAGCAGCTCGCCGGTGATGGTGTGCCGAAACTCCTCTACGGCGTAGCTCGGTAGCGAGGCGTTGATAACCAAACAAAGCACCGTGGCGCGAGTCGGATTCGATACGAAAGGTTTCGTCATCGTGCTTGAGCGGTTTGTTATTGATCTTGTCTGGTTGTTGTAGTCAAAGGCTCTCCCATCCGGATTGGATGGGCCATCCTAGCCGCATTCACGGCTGCCCTAAGCGGCAAGAGCGGCATGCCCTCGGCCTTCAGGATCGCGGTTATCTCCGTGGCCGCGCTCTCGAGGACTTGATCGAGTTGCCGGAGCAAGGTGACATCGTCCTTGCGCACCCCGAAGGACTGGTCGTAATGGTGCCCCACCTTCTCCCCATCCGCCCGGACGCTGTGATCGGGAATGAGCGCTATCTTCAGGGGCACCGTGGATTGCTTGACATATCTTGCAGCCACCGGTCCCCACAGGACCGCAATCTCGGCCTTGCCGTCCTCCACCTCCCGCACCAGCCGCTCCGGATCGAATCGGACATACTGGTTCCGGCGCGACTTGAACTCGACGAGCGAATGCATGTAGTGGAAATTCCCCTCGAACTTCCCGATGCTCTTGAGCATCGTCTCGGCCGGCGTACCAGGGATGATGGCGAATCGGTGCAGCTTCCGCAGGTCTGGACTGTTCCAATCCTGCACATTTAACCCTCGATCCTGCCGATAAATGAACACATAACCGGAGCGGTAGTAGGGCCTTGTGGTCAGGACCCGGGGATCGCCGGTGTCGAGACCCATCACCACATCGCATAATCCTCGATCGAGATAGTCGCGCACCAAGTAGATCGCATCCTTTTCTGTCCAGACAAATTCCAAGGGCCGCCGCATTTCGGCTGCAACGACTTGAGCGATCTTGTTCTCAAACCCATGCCTGCCTGCGTCCGAATAAGGCAGATCGTTTCGGGCGGCGCAGATCCGTATCGGGCCCGCGGCGGTCGGTGTCTGATCTGCTGCAGCGACACCCGCCGCCAACGCGCCAAGCATGACGGAGCCGATGAGCCGAGTCGTTTCCATGAAGGTTTCCATCGTCATACCCATCCGAGGATCCGGGCGTCGTTACCGATCCCCCCTATCGGGAACGACTCGCTTAGATTGCCTGTGCTTAAGACGCGTTAAATGGGCAAAGCGTCAATTGGAGTTGACCCCGTTTCGTGGACACTTCATCTTTTGGGAAGGAGGGGTCCACGATGTCGAAACGAAGAAGTGCATATCCGCCGGAGTTCCGGCGACAGATGGTCGAGTTGGTCCGGTCAGGCCGCAACCCGGAAGAGCTGGCGCGGGAGTTTGAGCCGACGGCGCAGGCGATCCGCAACTGGGTGGCACAGGCGGCCCGAGATGAAGGCCGGCGTGCCGATGGCCTGACCACGGCCGAACGCCAGGAGCTGGGTCGTCTGCGGCGGGAGAACCGCCAGCTCAGGATCGAGCGCGAGATCTTGTCAAAAGCCGCTTCTCGACAGGATATAAAGTTCTCCCGCTTGTTCGATCAGTTTGACTTCCACTGAGTCACGGACTTGCTCCCAGGGGAGCGTGAGGAACGCTTTTTCCAGCTTGCTCAGACGCCCCCTGGGCGTACCCACCAGATAATGAATGGGCGTCTCGGCCGTGCGCATTCGGCTGAGGTCTCTTCGGTGGGAATGCCTCGGTCCATCACAGATGTCGAGCTCGACATCTGTGATGCTATGTTGAGTACTCAGTTATGTGGAGTTGGTGGTCCACGACACAGGTTTGTCCGGGGGATCACGGTGGATGTACTCTACATAACTTACCTACATTCGACGCAACCGACCTATCAGATCAGCGCCGTTGATGAGCAGGCGACCGGCACGCGGTGGCCCGAGAGTCTCTGGGAAAACCTGGGCAAGTGCTTGGCGTTTGAGATCGAGGTCGGCTCGCGCGTAGCGCATGGTGGTGTTGAGGCTCGCGTGGCCGAGCCAATGGCTGATCGTCGCAAAATCGACCCCGGCTTTGAGCAGATGGATCGCCGTGCTGTGGCGCACCGAATGCGGATGGATGCGTTTGTCGCGAAGCGTAGCGACCTGCTGGCCGGCGGCGGCGATGTGCTTGCGTAGGAGATACCAAACGCCGAATCGAGTGAGCGGCTGACCGCGCACATTGGTGAAAAGCGGCGCATCGGCGGGGTCGGTGGTCGATGGCCGTGCCGTCTTGATCAGCTCGCGCAGCAGCCGGGCGGTGGCGGGCCAAATCGGGCACAGTCGCACCTTGTTACCCTTACCTTGCAGCCGAACTTGGCATGGGGGGTCGAGCCGTATGTCGCGGCGCCGTAGGTTCAGCACCTCTTGAACGCGGGCCCCGGTGTTGAACATCAGGGCAAAGAGCGCGTAGTCGCGCTGGCCGGCTGGCCGTGACTGGTCGATGCTCTTGAGCAGTACGTCGATCTCGGCGCTCTCCAAGTACTCGATCGGTGCCTCGCCTGCGCCGCGTCGGAACGGGACCGCGAGCACGCGTTGGAGGTAACCCAGGTACTCGGGCCGTTGGGCCGCGAGGAAACGCGCAAAGGCGTGGATCGCACCGAGGCGTGCATTGCGGGTCGCGATGCCGTTGTGCCGATCGGTCTCGAGGAACGCCAAGAACTTTGCGACGCGCTCAGCATTGAGATCAGCGACTTGCAGCTCCTCGACCCGTCGGTTTGCATCATGCGCCACGAACTGCAGTAGTAAGACCAAGGCGTCGCGGTAGCTGTGGATGGTGTGCGGACTCATTCCGCGCTGCGCCGGCAGATAGTCCTCGAAGAACCGTAGGATCCCCTGGCCAAGTTCCGTCGGTGGTACGGCCTTCATGGCTGACCTCCTTGAACCAACCGTCCGAAGCTGCGCTCGAAGCGCTCACTGGCACACGCCACCACGGCCGGCATCCAGCGTAGGTAATAGGCGGTCGAGATAATCGATACGTGTCCCATGTAAAGCGCGAGCTTGGGTAGGTTCGCCTGCACGTCGCCTTCTTGCTGGTACCAGTGTAAAAGCGCCTGGACTGCGAAGCTATGACGGATATCATGGACACGCGGGCAGCGACCCTCGCTGTCGTGCACACCGGCGGCATCGAACAGCGCGTGTAGGGCTTGGTACAATCCGTTTGGGCTGTACGGACGCCACCCATGACGTCGACTACACAGGAGCGGCGCGCTGGGGCGCGCATCCACTCGATGCTCCCGGCGGATCCGCAGATAGCAGCGCAGCTCCGCGCAAGCAGATGGCGACACGGGGACCCATCGCGACTTATGGAACTTCGATTCTCTGATATGTAGCACGCCTGCCTGTGGATCGATGTCGTCCAAGGTCAGCCGTAGCAGTTCCCCAAGACGCAGTCCTGTCGTGTAGAGCAGCACGAGTGCCACGCGCATGACTGCGGGTCGGAGCGGTGAGCTTTGAGCCGGCCGCAAGGCCGAGGCGAGTTCCAACATTCGGGCGATCTGGTGAGGTTCGATGAGGCTCGGCAGCGCATGGGGGATTGGCCGCGCGAAGCCGGCTGGGTCGGGCAGGAAACAGTCCGGTTCCGAGCGGCGTCGGTAGCGACAGAAGTTGTGCACGACGCTCTCATACGTATAGCGAGAGTTGGGGTGGAGGTGGCCAAATGTGCCGCGCCAGTCATCGAAGGCCCGCTGATCGAGGTCGACGGCGTGCCTTTCGACCAGAAATCGGCGCAGCCTGCGCAACACCCACTCTTCCTGCTCACAGTCTCGGCCGAGTGAGCGGCGGTGCGCGAGATAAGCGGCAAGCGTTGTATCCAAGCGGGCTAAAGGGCTTATGGTACGCATCATCGCCCCCTATCCCTGGACCGGCCTGGGTACCGGCAATGCGACATCGCGCAACATGTTGGTATCGAGACGCAGGTACAGGCAGGTGCTGGCGAGGCTGCGATGCCCGAGCAGATCTCCGATGACTTTGACGCCGACACCGCGTGTGAGGAGTCGCATCGCAAAGGCATGGCGCAGGCTGTACGCCGAATAACCGTCGATCGGCAGGCCGCTCTGTTCGGCGCGCTTGTCGAAGACATCGGTCACGGCGTAGCGTGTCAGGGGCCCGGCCGGACAGCGGGCACGCAGGAACAGCTCCGGGTGACTGCTACGGGATCGTCCCTGAGCCAGATAACGGCGCAGGACCGACACTGTCTGCTCGGCGAGCGGTAACACCAGCGTAGACCGGGTCTTGCACTGCTCGGCCTTGAGGGTCCTCATGGCCCAGTCAATGGAATCGACGCGCAAACACACCACCTCGCAGGGTCGCAGTCCGTAATGCGCCAGCAGATGCAGGAGGGCGTAATCGCGCCAACCCGACTTGCTTGACCGATCGATCGAGCGGAGCAGCGCCTGGACGAGCGACCA
This is a stretch of genomic DNA from Pseudomonadota bacterium. It encodes these proteins:
- the moxG gene encoding cytochrome c(L), periplasmic, with the translated sequence MTKPFVSNPTRATVLCLVINASLPSYAVEEFRHTITGELLDLSLAKGADTEAVKQFKETGKNPYNADPEAIKKGGDLYLSACSGCHGHNAEGKLAPGLADDYWTYPKNATDKGLFETLYEGAQGMMGPQRGNLSIDEMLLIMSWMRSVYQGDPEKAEWLTPEERKDFKPATHDTAK
- the moxJ gene encoding methanol oxidation system protein MoxJ produces the protein MTMETFMETTRLIGSVMLGALAAGVAAADQTPTAAGPIRICAARNDLPYSDAGRHGFENKIAQVVAAEMRRPLEFVWTEKDAIYLVRDYLDRGLCDVVMGLDTGDPRVLTTRPYYRSGYVFIYRQDRGLNVQDWNSPDLRKLHRFAIIPGTPAETMLKSIGKFEGNFHYMHSLVEFKSRRNQYVRFDPERLVREVEDGKAEIAVLWGPVAARYVKQSTVPLKIALIPDHSVRADGEKVGHHYDQSFGVRKDDVTLLRQLDQVLESAATEITAILKAEGMPLLPLRAAVNAARMAHPIRMGEPLTTTTRQDQ
- a CDS encoding tyrosine-type recombinase/integrase; amino-acid sequence: MMRTISPLARLDTTLAAYLAHRRSLGRDCEQEEWVLRRLRRFLVERHAVDLDQRAFDDWRGTFGHLHPNSRYTYESVVHNFCRYRRRSEPDCFLPDPAGFARPIPHALPSLIEPHQIARMLELASALRPAQSSPLRPAVMRVALVLLYTTGLRLGELLRLTLDDIDPQAGVLHIRESKFHKSRWVPVSPSACAELRCYLRIRREHRVDARPSAPLLCSRRHGWRPYSPNGLYQALHALFDAAGVHDSEGRCPRVHDIRHSFAVQALLHWYQQEGDVQANLPKLALYMGHVSIISTAYYLRWMPAVVACASERFERSFGRLVQGGQP
- a CDS encoding methanol dehydrogenase [cytochrome c] subunit, with product MTASLTVGLAVGVQAYDGTKCQTAGDCWEPKPGYPEKVAGTKYDPKHDGDELNKQSESIKAMEARNAKRVEHLKKTGKFEYDMSKL
- a CDS encoding site-specific integrase, with product MKAVPPTELGQGILRFFEDYLPAQRGMSPHTIHSYRDALVLLLQFVAHDANRRVEELQVADLNAERVAKFLAFLETDRHNGIATRNARLGAIHAFARFLAAQRPEYLGYLQRVLAVPFRRGAGEAPIEYLESAEIDVLLKSIDQSRPAGQRDYALFALMFNTGARVQEVLNLRRRDIRLDPPCQVRLQGKGNKVRLCPIWPATARLLRELIKTARPSTTDPADAPLFTNVRGQPLTRFGVWYLLRKHIAAAGQQVATLRDKRIHPHSVRHSTAIHLLKAGVDFATISHWLGHASLNTTMRYARADLDLKRQALAQVFPETLGPPRAGRLLINGADLIGRLRRM
- a CDS encoding transposase, producing the protein MSKRRSAYPPEFRRQMVELVRSGRNPEELAREFEPTAQAIRNWVAQAARDEGRRADGLTTAERQELGRLRRENRQLRIEREILSKAASRQDIKFSRLFDQFDFH
- a CDS encoding MoxR family ATPase: MSPDSVLSDWRARALLFEGTLKGAIIGQGHVIRLITVAVFARGHVLLEGDVGVGKTTLLRAVARGLGGAYERMEGTIDLMPSDLVYYTYINEQGRPCVDPGPLVKHGEALSIFFFNEINRARPQVHSLLLRVMAERNVAAFNRVYHFPHLQVFADRNRVEKEETFELPAAARDRFLMEIAMELPEGKEIRRALMFDPRFHDVDKLLDEVDHGVLPYSELDEFAATLQGEVRASSALQDYALHLWQATRCPKDYAIAIDGIDMDHLVQAGASPRGMSMLVRAARVNAWLNDRAMVVPEDLQSVYFEAIAHRVFFSPVHELRRGPLVRELLDKVLHTVAAP